TCGCTGGACTTCGCACTCTTGAGAACTCTGAGAACCCCATCATCGCCGACATCGTCCGGTCAAGCTTTGAAACAGGAAACTCCTGGGCAACAGCCAAAGACATCTCCAATTCTCAGATTTACAAACCATACGAGCAGGGCACAGCAGATCTATTGCTGGGCTGGTACGAAGATGAACTACCTGTCGGTTTCGGTGGTTTTGAGAGCCTTGTAACCATCGCCCGACCCGGCACAGGCAAAACTCAATCTCAAGTCATTCCCAACATGCTGACCTATCCGGGCTCAATCATCGCCCTGGATGTTAAAGGCGAGCTATACGAAACCACAGCGGCAACCCGAGCAGAGAAGTTCGGGAAAATTATCAAACTAGATTTGAGGGAGATAGCCCAAAGCCAACGTTACAATCCCATTGTTCACATCAGCACAAAAAAAATTTGGACCTCTGCGAGACCAGTAGCAAATCTACTGTTTGCAGCAGGCGGCAAGAACGACAATGACGGTGACGACGGCTATTGGGATGGCCGCGCCCGTGACATGGTTCAGGCATTCATCGCTTTCCAGCTGATAACAAGCGACCACCCGACGCTCACCACCATTTTGGACATGCTGTCACCTTCCACAGAAGAATTTGAAGACTACATCAAAGCAATGGCGAATTCGGGAAATCGCGGCCTGGCTAGGTACGCCAACACGCTCGCGGACATGCCAGAGAAGCAGCTAGGCGGCATTTTCGATCATGCCCGAAGCAACCTCAACATCTTCGAAGACGAAGACATCGAAGCCCTCACCAATGAGAACGATTGGAACCCAGCTGACCTGCTGGAGCCTGGAACAAGCCTCTATCTCTGTGTGCCTGAAGGCGGGATAGCTTCCTATGCCCCTCTACTTCGTCTGATCATCGGACAACATTTGGATATGTTCAAAGCGCCGGAGCTGGGCCGACCAGAATTGCCACTCACCTGCTTCTTAGAGGAACTTCCTCAGCTTGGATTTTGTGAACCAATCGACAAGGCAACCGAGCTAGGGCGCGGGCGCGGCGTCCGGCTCTGGATGTTTGCTCAAGACCACGAACAGATCACGGGGACCTACGGTCAAGGTATCATCGACCGTTGCGCCATCGAGATGTACATGAAGCCCGCTGACAAAACAGCGGAGCATCTTTCGAGAATTCTCGGAGAGACGGAAGACATTTTCACTGGCGAGAAAAAACCTCTCGCGCCCGTTCATGAACTGTTGGGTGAGAAGTTTTCTGACAAAGTGATCGTGAAAGCACCAGGCGCAAAGCCTATCCAGATACACAAGCGAATGGCCTACCAGTAGAATTCATGGAATGGTGGGGCTCGCCTACGACGAGCCCCACGACACGCTGAGACGCATTTATTTGTACAGAGAGAACTTTTTCGTCATTGGGGCGAGCAACTCAGCATCGCCGTACGTCACCAGCGCAAGATACTCAAGCTGATCCACGGGAGCACTCCGCGTATTGATAATTTGTTCTTCGGCAGAGGCACCAATCATCTGCTTTACAAACACGTTATACGGAATCTCCGCCTCCAAAAGCGCTTCATGAAGTGTGCGAAGTTGATTGCCGTTCTTGCTCTTAAGAACGTTGAAGGGGAATTCGCTGATACTTGCCGACAAATGGGCGGGTTCGTTTTCGTATTGTTGAAAGTTTTGCCCGGCGGCTCCTTCAAAAACCAACCCTGCAGTTGCGTGCCCTAGTGCATTGAGCAGGAGACCTATTTGGTCACTGTATTTGCCGTTGAGAACAGCGACATACTTTCGCGTGTTGTTTTGATAGCTCATTCGATCGTGTCCTTCAAAAAATGGATGCATAAGACATGGATGGGGGCATGCATTCGCCGCCCCCACCAAAAGTTAGGCAGTCCGAGCCGCCATACCCAGGAAGACGCGGTCAATAGCCTTGTCCAACCCCCAGATTTCCCGAGCACCAAGGCCACATTGATCGCCTTGATCGATATGGTGCTGCCGATCAAAGATGGCCGTGCGCCAACTAGAAAGATTCAGACGCATGTGACCCGCAAGATGATGAACATCATGAACAGGAAGGTCACCAACCAGTACAGAGATCCTAACGACCGCATGCATCACAAGGCGCACGATCCAAATTGCCCAAGCCCCAATGCTCTCACAACTGAGTCCACGAGCTGAGGGCAACGGATCACCACAAAAGCGGGCCCAACACCTGTCCATGTATTGTTCGGTTGATTGAGGCGCGCGTGCCTCGGCCAACCAAGGATGTTCTGAGACGAACTGGAGCAACGCCGATATCTGGTAAAGAAAGGTCATCGGAAGAACTACGACGATCAGCCAAACATGCAGAGGCAGAATAAGACCCAGCATCACGATTGTCGCCATCCACATTACCGCAAAGATGCGAAAGCCGCCTTCTGATCGAAGTAGCGAAGACTTGAGGCGCTCTTCCAGAAACGTCGCGTGGAATTTCACGCTGACGACGCTCCACGCCAGCTGCCACCATAACTGTGACTTTGTCATTCCCGGCCGAAAGCCCATCGTTAGCAAGAACTGCGCGTCAGGATCCTCTTCCGTCGTGAAAATTGCGCTACGGTGATGCTTCTGAACGTGCGCAGCTTTATAATCCGCTGGGCTTTCAACCAATGCTATTGCAGAAGCTATTCCTGCAACGCTCCGGTTAACCCACCGTTGTGGAGAGACCGCTCCGTGGGATGCATGGTGAGCGAACACCACCCCCAATGCTCTCAGCCGCCCGACGTTCACAAGGACCAAAAAAGCTATTGAAGGCCATACCCATGGATAGCCTGAAAAATTGTGAATCAACCACCCTGCTGCGTAACTCGACGCGAAAAGTGTTGCCAACGAAATCGCGAAGAGCTGCAGGCCAGACAGCCGCAACAATGGTTCTTGGTGTTTATCCGGCTTACCCGTAAACCACGCCAACAAGGCCGCCAGAACAATTTGTGCCTGCAGAAAAAACCGCGTCTTTAGCGAACGGTATGTACCGTTTGCCACATAGGGCTCATCTGCACTCTTAACGTCAGTCTCGCTCATATCAAGTCTCCACCAATGGAGGTTAAAATGCACGAGCAGTATTTGTGCGGTCTGCAGTTGACAAACCACACAAAATGGGTGTAAGATAGCGACTAATACCGTAGAAGACCTATCTAAAACCGTTTTCTACTCGCCGCCGGAATGTTTGGAGCATTCCGGTGGCTTTATTTTTGGAATACGACAGCCTAGATGTCAATCCAAATAGGGTGCCTCGCACGACACTAATTTGGATGAGAAGTTCTTTTTGGCGCAGACGCTGCGTTTGACAGCTTTGAACAACACTGTTCCATTTATGTACAATAAGTCATAAGAATATGTACATGTGGTGGAACTATTGATTTCCAGTCAACTCACCAAAAATGGAACTACCGTCGGGCGGCGACGATAGTTGGTTGACCACTCTCTTTTTTTGGCGCAATAAGAACACCGCGAAGCACTGATGATTGGCCAAGGCCAACTCCAGAAATGGCAGCGCGGTACTATTCACTATCCTGGACTAAACATGAAACTGCCCAAACAGAATTCAGCTTATGGCAACGCGCAGCTCGGAATACTTGCAGAGAGGAAGTCGAGAGACCTGGACAGACTGATAAGAAGCATCGAAGCCGACACAAAAGAGGCAAGCTTTCACAAGTACGCAGACGCCCTTCTATTTAAAATTTATGCGGCCTATTTGGACGGTTACAGGCTCACCATGACACATGCTTGTAACTTGGTTCCACTAGCCCACCTTCCCTCGAAGCGTAAGTATGTAGTTGAAGCACTCAACAAAGGGCTCATTGAGCGCCACAGAGACCCAAAAGACCGGCGAAAACTTCTCCTCGAACCAACCGAAAAACTAATCAGCCAAATCGAGGAGCGGCTCAAAGAAGATGCCGTCGATCTTCGTGATACGGTCCAGCGACTCCTATCGGAAGGTCGCAAATTCCCAAAAGACAACCATGGCCTTGCCAACATGGATGCCGAAAACTTTGAAAAAGAAGCCGAGGAATCTGGCCTAAATCGCTTACTTGAGATTCCGGGCATGAGCGATCAGGAAAATTGGGCCGCTTTCAATAACCGCTGAAGAAGTTAAAGTCCTAGTGCCCACGGCGGGGTCCGAACCCATACATAAATACACACATACGCCCTACAGATTTTCTTACCATCTACAACTTTCCCTGCCATCCCGCTCAGGCATTTATGGTCTGGACGACGCCTTCCCCCTAGTCAATCAACTGATGTCAGGTGCTCCCCGTCTAATCTCTAGATCTTCCCTAGAGTTTTCACACAAAGGATTGGCTCGGGATTGCCGACAGCTGGCCTGTAAGGTTTCCCCGAATTTGCGCAGTTCTACTCCAGGCATTTTGCGCCAGGCACATGATCACTGAATTCTGAGCACCAACCAAGCCTGCACAGGCCGGATCGCAGAAAAAATAGATTGAAGACTTATTCCAAAACTATCCAAACCTCGAGTCGCCAAGGGCTAGGCTCGGCGGCGGTTTGAAAGTGCTTTCACCGCCTTGGGAGAAAGAGATTGAAGTTGCTCGGTTTCAACAATCGGCCTACTCCGCTGCAACCTCACAATTCGGGTTGACGGCGTTGCGGCGTTTGCGGCGAACATTTGAACCAGACGCTTTCACTATGTTCTCAAGTCGAGCAACAAATCATTCCGTGACGTAAGAACAGTTTGAAAAAGTTGTCATGGTTGCGGGGAGTGGATTTGAACCACTGACCTCAAGGTTATGAGCCTTGCGAGCTACCTAGCTGCTCCACCCCGCGGCAAACAATTTGACGACAATATCAAATTACAAGAGTGAAGTCCATATTTTATTCAGTATAAAGACTATTATGCCTTGCGATAGCGCGGTGGCTGTACAAATTCGTAGTTAGAATCTAGTGAGGCATCACTAACATCAATCCAAGCCTCAAGTCGCCCAGGACTAGGCTTGGAGGCGGTTAGAAGGTGCTTTCACCGCCTTGGAAGATAAGAAGCGAAAATGAGATTGAAGCTAGCCGGTTGTGGCAACCGCCCTATTCCGCTGCAATCTCATTGTTCGGGTTGACGACGTTGCGCCGTTCGCGGCGAACGTTCACAGCAGACGCGTCAATTGCATTTTTGATGTGTGCCGCATAGTGCTTCTCAATCATTTCAACACTGGTGCGACAGTTTTTCGCAACTTGATAAATGTCAGCACCTTCCATCAGACGAAGGCTGATATACGTATGGCGAAGTGAATAGGTCGTACGCCTCTTCCCATCACGGGTAAATTTCAAGTCTTCTTCAGCCAACACCGTATTGAACAATCGCACGTGATTGACCGGGAATACTTTGTCCATCAACTGAGGCTGATTGCGCTGAACAACGCGCTGATAGGGACGCACTGCGTTAGGCATGCTCTTGCAGTACCCTATGCCTCGCTTGCCCCGCACTTCAATCTCGAGAATGGTTTCACCCGTTGGGTCATCCACCACAATCTCAACATCACGGTGCTCAAGGTTATAAGCTTCATCAGGCCTTAGTCCCGTGTTCGCCATAAACAACACAAAATCATGCAAATCTTCAGCGTGTCTCTTGTAGTGAGACATCGTGTTCGCACGTGCTTTCCTACGCGTCGCCTCGTAAAGCTGTTTGTATTCTCGCGGACTGAACCACGGACGATGCGAAACCTTGCCGTGAGCACGATAGGGATGAGAAAGATCAGGCAAATGATCTAACCAACCATGGCGAGTGGCCGTCTTCAGCACCTGACGCAATGTCACGATCTCATTGTGGATGGTGTTGTGTGCAGGGGGCTTACCCGTCGGCGATGTGCCAATCCTATGCAATCGATAGTCCTGCATTGCGCCTGACGAGACTTCCGAAAGGCCCATCGCGCCAAAGAAGGGTAGCAGGTGCAACCTCAACCTATCTTTGTGACCACGGACCCAGGCAGGACTTCTCTGCCCTTCCGTGATCGTTTCGTACTCAATGAGAAATTGTTTGGCTGCTTGGCGGAAAGTCTTCTCGTTCTTCAAGCTGCCGTCGCGAGCCTTCCCGACCAGTTCGAGATACCAGTCCTCCGCGAAATCTTTCGCCTGAGACAAGCCTTCTGCTTTTGTACTTGTCCGACGCATCTTACCATTCAGGAATGTAGCGCATTGCCAATATCGACTGTTTGGCCGCTTATAGACCTGAACCTTTTCTCCCAAAATTGTGTGCTTTGCCATTGTCGTTACCTCCCTTCACGCAACACGGCAAAAGTGTGTAGCGAATGTGTAATGGTAACACAGTGATTCTTGCTTACAATTCGAAAATGAAAAGATACAGAAAAGCCTGCTAAGTCAAAGACTTAACAGGCTTTCAATGGTTGCGGGGATAGGATTTGAACCTATGACCTTCAGGTTATGAGCCTGACGAGCTACCAGACTGCTCCACCCCGCGTCAGAGCCTCCACAGCTAAGTGGAGAGCGCGCTTTATATCAGCTTTGTGAGATTTGTGAACCTCCAAAGCACCCTTTTCTCAGAAAAGAATTGGCAGATTTCTGGGATTTTCGCAAAGCGTGGGCGGCAGATCCTCCGATCGACAAATAATCGGCAGCATGGCGCAATTATTCAAGCACTGGCAGCCCAAAGACCCAAATCTTCCTTCAGGCAAATGAAGGGAGAAACGAAATGGATATCACCGTAAATGGACGTGTCCGGCAGGTAGAGGACGCCGCCGCCGACAACCCCTTGCTCTGGGTATTGCGAGATGAACTTGGGCTCGTGGGAACAAAGTTTGGGTGTGGCATCGGGACCTGCGGCGCCTGCACCATTCATGTAGATGGGAGCGCAGTTCGGAGTTGCCAGATAACGCCGGGCGATATCGTAGGGCATGATGTGACCACCATTGAAGGTCTTGCCGCGACAGCATCAACTGCCAGTCTGCACCCCGTGCAACAGGCCTGGATCGATCACTCTGTTCCACAATGCGGCTATTGCCAGGCTGGCCAGATCATGTCCGCCGCCGCCCTCCTCGCTGAAAACCCCTCACCTAGCGACAGCGACATAGATCGCGATATGTCAGGCAACCTCTGCCGGTGCGGCACCTATGCCCGCATTCGAAGCGCGATCAAACAAGCAGCCCGAAACCTATCCTCAGAATCCGACCAGGAGGCAAGCTGAGTTATGACACGCACGCTATCGCGCAGAACCTTCCTCGCCCGTAGCGGTTGGACGGCTGCAGGCATCACCATTGCCGCAACGGCCTCCGGTTGCAGCCTTGTTCCCGCCTTTCCTTCTAGAAATGAACTGGGAGAAACGGATGCCTTCACCTGGCTTCAGCTCAGGCCCAATGGCACGTTTTTGTTTTGCTCTCCCAGACAGGAGATCGGTCAGGGTATTTCCAGTACCCTCAAACTTGTGTTGGCTGGTGAACTCGGCGTGGATTTGGAACGCATAGAGGTCATCGCACCAGACACCTCCATCATTGCTCCAGCGAAATCTACTGTAGGCAGCGAGTCCATCAAAGACTTCCTGGAGCCGGTCACTGAAATCGGGCAAATCATGTCAGCGACCCTACATGCCCACGCGGGCCAGCGCCTCAAAGCAAACGCGGCAGATGTGACCTTCAATGGAAATGAATATGTGTCGCGTAGCGGGCCTCGCCTTTCATTGGTTGACCTCGCCGCGGGCACACCCATTCTTCTGGACCCAAACGAGGCTGCGACATCTGCGCCGCCGTCGCGGTCAAGCCAAGAAAACCATCTACCCTCAAGCGTGCCCACAGATCGCATCACTGACATTGTCACGGGCGCCCCGCTCTTTGCCGGCGACATCCAACTGCCGGGTTTGGTCTATGGCGCGTTCATCCGGGCACCGCATCTCGGCGCAACCCTGTCAAAGATCAGTTTCGATGCAGTCCCCCAGGATCTGGTCCTGGCACGCTTTTTTGACGGTGAACGTGCAGGGTTGATCGCCCCCACACAAACCGGCCTGAACGAGGCCTTGGAAGCCGTAGAAGCAAACTGGGTTTTGACGGAGCCCGCGAACCAGGACGCCATCGAAACCTCTCTTGCGCTGACCGAGCCTGTCAGTGAACTTGAACATGTGGTGCTCGAAACCTCGGACAAACCAGACGATGACGCCGACATTGATCTGTCAATTTCGGTCCCCTTCGCTGCCCACGCAGCCATTGAACCAAGAGCCGCACTTGCGCGATGGAATGA
The DNA window shown above is from Parvibaculaceae bacterium PLY_AMNH_Bact1 and carries:
- a CDS encoding DUF2000 family protein (Derived by automated computational analysis using gene prediction method: Protein Homology.), translating into MSYQNNTRKYVAVLNGKYSDQIGLLLNALGHATAGLVFEGAAGQNFQQYENEPAHLSASISEFPFNVLKSKNGNQLRTLHEALLEAEIPYNVFVKQMIGASAEEQIINTRSAPVDQLEYLALVTYGDAELLAPMTKKFSLYK
- a CDS encoding hypothetical protein (Derived by automated computational analysis using gene prediction method: GeneMarkS-2+.); translated protein: MKLPKQNSAYGNAQLGILAERKSRDLDRLIRSIEADTKEASFHKYADALLFKIYAAYLDGYRLTMTHACNLVPLAHLPSKRKYVVEALNKGLIERHRDPKDRRKLLLEPTEKLISQIEERLKEDAVDLRDTVQRLLSEGRKFPKDNHGLANMDAENFEKEAEESGLNRLLEIPGMSDQENWAAFNNR
- a CDS encoding site-specific integrase (Derived by automated computational analysis using gene prediction method: Protein Homology.) gives rise to the protein MAKHTILGEKVQVYKRPNSRYWQCATFLNGKMRRTSTKAEGLSQAKDFAEDWYLELVGKARDGSLKNEKTFRQAAKQFLIEYETITEGQRSPAWVRGHKDRLRLHLLPFFGAMGLSEVSSGAMQDYRLHRIGTSPTGKPPAHNTIHNEIVTLRQVLKTATRHGWLDHLPDLSHPYRAHGKVSHRPWFSPREYKQLYEATRRKARANTMSHYKRHAEDLHDFVLFMANTGLRPDEAYNLEHRDVEIVVDDPTGETILEIEVRGKRGIGYCKSMPNAVRPYQRVVQRNQPQLMDKVFPVNHVRLFNTVLAEEDLKFTRDGKRRTTYSLRHTYISLRLMEGADIYQVAKNCRTSVEMIEKHYAAHIKNAIDASAVNVRRERRNVVNPNNEIAAE
- a CDS encoding fatty acid desaturase (Derived by automated computational analysis using gene prediction method: Protein Homology. GO_process: GO:0006629 - lipid metabolic process [Evidence IEA]), with protein sequence MSETDVKSADEPYVANGTYRSLKTRFFLQAQIVLAALLAWFTGKPDKHQEPLLRLSGLQLFAISLATLFASSYAAGWLIHNFSGYPWVWPSIAFLVLVNVGRLRALGVVFAHHASHGAVSPQRWVNRSVAGIASAIALVESPADYKAAHVQKHHRSAIFTTEEDPDAQFLLTMGFRPGMTKSQLWWQLAWSVVSVKFHATFLEERLKSSLLRSEGGFRIFAVMWMATIVMLGLILPLHVWLIVVVLPMTFLYQISALLQFVSEHPWLAEARAPQSTEQYMDRCWARFCGDPLPSARGLSCESIGAWAIWIVRLVMHAVVRISVLVGDLPVHDVHHLAGHMRLNLSSWRTAIFDRQHHIDQGDQCGLGAREIWGLDKAIDRVFLGMAARTA
- a CDS encoding (2Fe-2S)-binding protein (Derived by automated computational analysis using gene prediction method: Protein Homology.); protein product: MDITVNGRVRQVEDAAADNPLLWVLRDELGLVGTKFGCGIGTCGACTIHVDGSAVRSCQITPGDIVGHDVTTIEGLAATASTASLHPVQQAWIDHSVPQCGYCQAGQIMSAAALLAENPSPSDSDIDRDMSGNLCRCGTYARIRSAIKQAARNLSSESDQEAS
- a CDS encoding type IV secretory system conjugative DNA transfer family protein (Derived by automated computational analysis using gene prediction method: Protein Homology. GO_component: GO:0016020 - membrane [Evidence IEA]); the encoded protein is MPSTATIAWTAGALVLILTTTVFTEAFGSSYSVHAGILFGLAATICVYSLLKKILEDPASVGVLFGHKTPWLEKAIKLLKEKQQQSIDAALEKQRTVLIENLEALRAEQIETLGHFEPAATPEHLNDLSLEELEALKSGAAYQNAQEAVEREKGRLALEQRLIDIDAFFSDESAILYFTSGEYLQHFPKLEKHIRSRIDDFVSQHTQSTGVNMTNSFTVGMSIVGSGVSAYRTEGARGDMYNGMDTVKYSRALQDLNSGERALLRSFYLLEAYEEVSHLALLQLRASIIFNDGTHIRNSVQGTNSDKKHIGNGQHFAHEAIAAHIGPNTANLQQAIAGLRTLENSENPIIADIVRSSFETGNSWATAKDISNSQIYKPYEQGTADLLLGWYEDELPVGFGGFESLVTIARPGTGKTQSQVIPNMLTYPGSIIALDVKGELYETTAATRAEKFGKIIKLDLREIAQSQRYNPIVHISTKKIWTSARPVANLLFAAGGKNDNDGDDGYWDGRARDMVQAFIAFQLITSDHPTLTTILDMLSPSTEEFEDYIKAMANSGNRGLARYANTLADMPEKQLGGIFDHARSNLNIFEDEDIEALTNENDWNPADLLEPGTSLYLCVPEGGIASYAPLLRLIIGQHLDMFKAPELGRPELPLTCFLEELPQLGFCEPIDKATELGRGRGVRLWMFAQDHEQITGTYGQGIIDRCAIEMYMKPADKTAEHLSRILGETEDIFTGEKKPLAPVHELLGEKFSDKVIVKAPGAKPIQIHKRMAYQ